TGTGGCGGTGGGCTGGGTGGGGGCTAGCACCCGCTGGCCGCGCACGGTGGCGCCACGCAGCACAACAGCACTGGGGTGTAGTTGAAAGTTGCGCACCACGGCGCGCTCGACGCGCAGTTCCGCCGTCTCGGTTTCGTAGCCGAGAAAGGTGACCTGTACGTGGTAGAGGCCGGCGCAAAGGTGCAGGTGAAAGTTGCCGGCCGCGTCGGTTTGGGTGGCTTGCTGGGTTTCCAGCACGACCACGGTAGCCCCCGACAGGTCCGCCCGCGACTCATGGTCAGCGACGCGGCCGCTCAGCGACAGCGCACATTCAGCGGGGGCTTGGGCGTGGCCTAGGCGCGCTATACTCAGTAGGAGTAGCAGCCAAAAGCCTGGTCGCCCAATCCCCGGTGTGCCCAGAAATAGGAAAGACATACAAGAAAGGAGAGCCGGTAAAAACTAAACCAGCCGCCGTACTTCGCACGCTACTAAGGCATGCGGAAGAACTATTCCATAAGAAATGAGGAAGTAGGCTTCGAAATCTACTAGCAAAAAGACACGAAGCGGCTATCCGACGGCTATTGGGATTTAGCTCTCGGATGGTGGCCCGCGCAGGTAGTCAATGGCTGGGGGCGTGACTTCGCCCGCCCGGATCAGCGCCACGGCTGTAGCGCGCTGGTAGGCCTGTAGCACCCGCTCTTTCAGCTCCAAAAACGGAGCAGGCTGGAAAGGCACGTTGTAAAAATGATCAACGTCGCAGTGCAGGTGCTGGGCACTGAGCACCTGCTTACCGTGCAAGGCGCCCGGTGCCTGCGTTGGCTCCTCGGTGGTGTGCTGGTGACGATGCAAGCTCAAGACCCATGCCTCCGGCAGCAGCACCCGCACGAAGCAGAGCAGCAGCACCAAAGCCAGCCAAGAACGAAGCATTTTCATTTGCAACAATGTAGCGTATACAAACAAAGGTAAGCGCCGAACTTGAATTAGATTGCATCTCAGCAATAAAAATCACTTTATGCAAAGAACAGATCGTGAAAAATAGCCTGTTGATGACAATCAAAACATACAGGGTAAATATCAAGCTCTAGTGAACACAATAGAAAAGTAAGTACTAGTTCGTTTTGGAAACCCAAAGACCGGCTAGGTTATTTGCAACATAATTACAAATAACCCAGCCGGTCTATACTTTTGCCTTAATCAACTGTGGATCTAAAAAGCGGCTTCTATACAAAACCAAATTCTAGCTCTGGCAATGCAGCAGCACGTTCGCGGATCTATAGCCTCAACTTTAGCCTTGTGAAAAGCATATGGATTCGCTTGGCCGCTGATTATGGCGGGGTCCTCAACAGCGGCCTATGCTTGCTGCACTGTGCTATTAGCCCGCTGTTGCTCGCTTTTTGGGGCGTGCACCAGCACACTATGGAACAGTGGGAAAGTGCTTTTCTACTTGTCAGTGGCTTGTTGGTAGTGGGGGCGACCTGGCGCATGTCTACCAAGAGCTTGCGCGTGGCTATTTGGGGCTTTTTCACCCTGTTTGTGAGTGCTGAATTTTGGCAGCATTCCTACCCTTGGCTAGAGCTGGTGCAGTATATGGCCTCTGCAGGGCTGATTGCCACGCATCTTCTAAATATGCGTTATTGCCACCGGGCATGTGCTTAGGTGTATGCAGCCGCCAGCCTGTTCCTTTTAATGAGCATCAACCTAGCAGAGGCCTCTGTATTCCTTTTTAAAAAGCCTAATCCTAGACGCTGCTATTTTGAACAACCTAGCTAACACGCATGAAGCCCTGGAATAGCAACGGGAAACTCTTCAAGTACGACTGTTGCCGTTCTCGCAGGCTAGTACTTAATGCAAATACGGGCGCGCAGTAGCTGGCCGCGTTGCCACTAGCGGAGCCTACTGATTACCCGTTCTGCATATAGGGCGCTAAGTCCCGCACGATTGAGTCGTCGCTGCTTGCTAGGTGCTCCATGATAGCAGCGCGTTCGACCGCTGAGCGGCTTTGGCTGAGTTTCTTTTGACCTTGTAGCGTAGTTACTTCTACCTCAAAAGCCACCAGGGCGCGCCGCAGACCTGCTTTATACTTCTCCGGCAGCGTGTCCCATTGCCCTTGGTAGGCTGGCTCATGGATGGCGATAAGTTGCTGCAGCACTTGTTCCGTGGCAGTTGCATCTTCTAAGAGGCGCACCCGACCATAGGCATGCACTGCCACGTAGTCCCACGTCGGGACACTTTCCCGCTGCTGGTAGAGCGTGGGCGAAATGTAGGCGTGGGGGCCCGTAAACAGCACCATCACCTCCTGTTCTCCCCAGCTCCGCCACTGCGAATTGGCACGCGCCAGATGGGCGGTGAGGCAGACGCGCGAACCGTCACTCGTCACGCTGAAAGGCAGGTGCGAGGCAACTGGTACGCCCTGCTCCACGC
This Hymenobacter sp. GOD-10R DNA region includes the following protein-coding sequences:
- a CDS encoding FMN-binding negative transcriptional regulator, with amino-acid sequence MYIPAEFQLTDQAEAVAFMQRYSFATLVSVEQGVPVASHLPFSVTSDGSRVCLTAHLARANSQWRSWGEQEVMVLFTGPHAYISPTLYQQRESVPTWDYVAVHAYGRVRLLEDATATEQVLQQLIAIHEPAYQGQWDTLPEKYKAGLRRALVAFEVEVTTLQGQKKLSQSRSAVERAAIMEHLASSDDSIVRDLAPYMQNG
- a CDS encoding MerC domain-containing protein; its protein translation is MKSIWIRLAADYGGVLNSGLCLLHCAISPLLLAFWGVHQHTMEQWESAFLLVSGLLVVGATWRMSTKSLRVAIWGFFTLFVSAEFWQHSYPWLELVQYMASAGLIATHLLNMRYCHRACA